One Desulfatitalea tepidiphila genomic region harbors:
- a CDS encoding xanthine dehydrogenase family protein molybdopterin-binding subunit, producing MTDKRRVFQVGEAMIRPDALTKVTGTEKYAVDGYAPGFMWAGVKRAGVPHARIRGIATQAALEVPGVQAVLTAADVGGTNRQGVVRKDQPVLADERVRHCGDPVALVVADNPAALAEALDRINLDLEPLEAVFDPEAALAADAPIIHPDHAQGNALFSARICTGDGDSALAACDSVVEGCFEVPRQAHAFLETENGWALAGDDGRIEITVSTQTPFRDRLEVAEALGLEMDRIRIIAPYCGGAFGGKDGINVQSLLVLAALRCPGRPVKMWWRREESFLAGVKRHPARLYYRLGASSDGVLQALSARIYFDTGPYDHLGGVVAALGLEHAGGPYRIPHTDLQAWAIYTNNPISGAFRGFGVPQVAAAMESMMDMLARKLGTCPLALRVKNALVRGDRCPAGVTRQGTIGLSTCLQTVEQHRLWQSRHEWRAAAGPHCLRGTGIACVSHGMGYGPVVPDAATAGIELMGDGRFRILAGVVDMGQGNVATYQQMAGDILSQPSENFVLVLPDTDRTFPSGSATASRTTYTFGNALIPAAEALRKRLLARSADFLMIADPSELTLIPGAVRHLPSGKELPLAMLGRALNAAERFATHHYRAPVSREKGTDDANLRLHGFPHAIFSYAVHLARVEVDRLTGQVAVIDYLTVSDCGRIVNPRLFEGQQEGAVAQGVGYALFEDVIARQGRLQTNDLATYILPTAADMPAMETIAVQTAEQSGPFGMKGAGEIGIDAPAPAIANAVSDACGRRLFRFPLTAERILTALSESGSHED from the coding sequence ATGACCGATAAGAGGCGGGTATTTCAGGTCGGCGAGGCGATGATTCGGCCCGATGCCCTGACCAAGGTGACCGGCACGGAAAAATACGCCGTGGACGGATACGCACCCGGCTTTATGTGGGCCGGCGTGAAGCGTGCCGGAGTCCCCCATGCGCGCATCCGCGGCATCGCGACCCAGGCGGCGCTGGAGGTGCCCGGCGTGCAGGCCGTATTGACCGCAGCGGATGTGGGCGGCACCAACCGCCAGGGGGTGGTCCGCAAGGACCAGCCGGTACTGGCCGACGAACGGGTGCGCCATTGCGGGGACCCGGTGGCCCTGGTGGTGGCCGACAACCCGGCCGCCCTGGCCGAGGCCCTGGATCGAATTAACCTCGATCTGGAACCGCTCGAGGCGGTTTTCGATCCCGAAGCGGCCCTGGCGGCCGATGCGCCGATCATTCATCCGGACCATGCCCAGGGCAATGCTTTGTTCTCGGCCCGGATCTGCACGGGCGACGGCGACAGCGCCCTGGCGGCCTGCGATTCGGTCGTGGAAGGATGTTTCGAGGTGCCCCGCCAGGCGCACGCGTTTCTGGAAACCGAAAACGGATGGGCTTTGGCCGGCGATGACGGGCGGATCGAGATCACCGTATCCACCCAGACCCCGTTTCGAGACCGCCTGGAAGTGGCCGAAGCCCTGGGGCTGGAGATGGATCGCATCCGCATCATAGCGCCCTATTGCGGCGGCGCCTTCGGCGGCAAGGACGGCATCAACGTGCAGAGCCTGCTGGTTCTGGCCGCCCTGCGCTGCCCGGGACGTCCGGTCAAGATGTGGTGGCGCCGGGAGGAGAGTTTCCTGGCCGGGGTCAAGCGGCATCCGGCCCGGCTCTATTACCGGCTCGGCGCATCCAGCGACGGCGTGCTGCAGGCGCTTTCGGCGCGCATCTATTTCGATACCGGACCGTATGATCACCTGGGCGGGGTCGTGGCGGCCCTGGGCCTCGAACATGCCGGCGGCCCCTACCGGATTCCCCACACGGATCTCCAGGCCTGGGCAATCTACACCAACAATCCGATCTCCGGCGCCTTCCGCGGCTTCGGCGTGCCGCAGGTGGCCGCTGCCATGGAATCGATGATGGACATGCTGGCACGAAAACTGGGGACCTGTCCGCTGGCCTTGCGCGTGAAAAACGCCCTGGTGCGCGGCGACCGCTGCCCGGCGGGCGTGACGCGCCAGGGCACCATCGGCCTGTCGACCTGCCTGCAGACCGTCGAGCAGCATCGGCTCTGGCAATCGCGCCATGAATGGCGGGCCGCGGCCGGGCCGCATTGCCTGCGGGGCACGGGCATCGCCTGCGTGTCCCACGGCATGGGGTACGGCCCCGTGGTGCCCGATGCAGCCACGGCCGGCATCGAGTTGATGGGCGACGGCCGCTTCCGCATCCTGGCGGGGGTGGTCGACATGGGCCAGGGCAATGTGGCCACCTACCAGCAGATGGCCGGCGACATTCTCTCCCAGCCGTCTGAAAACTTCGTCCTGGTGCTGCCCGACACGGACCGCACCTTTCCCAGCGGCTCGGCGACGGCCAGCCGAACCACCTACACCTTCGGCAACGCCCTGATACCGGCCGCCGAGGCCCTGAGAAAGCGGCTGTTGGCCCGATCCGCCGACTTTTTGATGATCGCCGATCCATCCGAACTGACCCTGATCCCCGGCGCCGTGCGTCATCTTCCGTCCGGGAAAGAGCTGCCCCTGGCCATGCTCGGCCGGGCGCTCAATGCCGCCGAACGCTTCGCGACCCATCATTACCGGGCCCCGGTGTCCAGGGAAAAGGGGACCGACGATGCCAACCTGCGGCTGCACGGATTTCCGCACGCCATCTTCTCCTATGCCGTCCACCTGGCCCGGGTGGAGGTGGACCGATTGACCGGGCAGGTGGCGGTGATCGACTATCTCACGGTGAGCGATTGCGGCCGGATCGTCAACCCCCGCCTCTTCGAAGGCCAGCAGGAAGGCGCCGTGGCCCAGGGCGTGGGATATGCCCTGTTCGAAGATGTCATTGCCCGCCAGGGCCGGCTGCAGACCAACGACCTGGCCACCTACATCCTGCCCACGGCGGCGGACATGCCGGCCATGGAAACCATCGCCGTGCAGACGGCCGAACAGAGCGGCCCCTTCGGGATGAAGGGGGCCGGCGAAATCGGCATCGATGCGCCCGCGCCGGCCATCGCCAATGCCGTGAGCGATGCCTGCGGCCGGCGGCTGTTCCGCTTCCCCCTGACCGCGGAACGCATTCTCACGGCCCTTTCGGAAAGCGGCAGCCATGAAGATTGA
- the hisC gene encoding histidinol-phosphate transaminase has translation MTMNDACMDKMAIDRLVPDHIKCFEAYIPSKPDDVLMKMAGCSRLLRLNNNENPLGPPPAARRIIETYPPPRASVYPSGDAYHLRCKLADRFGLHPDQFLVGNGANEVIAFVIKAFCQEGDNIVTADKTFAVYEWVATFSGFEARLVPLKGFAYDDAGMLARIDERTKILFVCNPNNPTGTYWSEERLRRFLDRVAGRQIVVVDEAYCEFVEQPDFPDGLGLIAEYPNLVVFRTFSKMYALAGLRIGYLAGDRDVVDIIRRTCVVYSVNGLAQEAALKALDDHEHILATRALVRDAKAMLTRELDYLGLTHVSGEGNFLMVRLPMSDTLAYRKLMTHGVMVRSMAGFRFPNWIRVTVGLPDAMHALVEALAEMLNHDR, from the coding sequence ATGACAATGAACGACGCCTGCATGGATAAAATGGCCATCGACCGGCTGGTCCCGGACCACATCAAGTGCTTCGAGGCCTACATCCCCAGCAAACCCGACGATGTGCTGATGAAAATGGCCGGCTGCAGCCGGCTCCTGCGCCTGAACAACAACGAGAACCCCCTGGGCCCGCCGCCGGCCGCCCGCAGGATCATCGAAACCTATCCGCCGCCCCGAGCCTCTGTCTATCCCAGCGGCGACGCCTACCATCTACGCTGCAAACTGGCCGACAGGTTCGGCCTGCACCCGGACCAGTTCCTCGTGGGTAACGGCGCCAACGAGGTGATCGCCTTCGTGATCAAAGCTTTTTGCCAGGAAGGGGACAACATCGTCACCGCAGACAAGACCTTTGCGGTGTACGAGTGGGTGGCCACTTTTTCCGGCTTCGAGGCCCGACTGGTGCCGTTGAAGGGTTTCGCCTACGACGACGCGGGCATGTTGGCGCGCATCGACGAACGCACCAAGATCCTGTTCGTCTGCAATCCCAACAACCCCACGGGCACCTACTGGAGCGAGGAACGGCTGCGCCGGTTTCTCGACCGCGTGGCCGGCCGCCAGATCGTGGTGGTGGACGAGGCCTACTGCGAATTCGTGGAGCAGCCGGATTTCCCGGACGGCCTGGGTCTCATCGCCGAATATCCCAACCTGGTGGTCTTCCGGACCTTTTCCAAAATGTACGCCCTGGCCGGGCTGCGCATCGGGTATCTGGCCGGCGACCGCGACGTGGTGGATATCATCCGGCGCACCTGCGTGGTCTATTCGGTCAACGGCCTGGCCCAGGAGGCGGCGCTGAAGGCGCTCGACGACCACGAGCACATCCTGGCCACCCGGGCGCTGGTCCGCGACGCCAAGGCCATGTTGACCCGGGAACTGGACTATCTGGGCCTGACCCATGTCTCGGGCGAGGGGAACTTTCTCATGGTCCGTCTGCCCATGAGCGATACCCTGGCCTATCGCAAACTGATGACCCATGGGGTGATGGTGCGCAGCATGGCCGGGTTCCGATTTCCCAACTGGATCCGCGTCACCGTGGGTCTGCCCGATGCCATGCACGCCCTGGTGGAAGCATTGGCGGAGATGTTGAATCATGACCGATAA
- a CDS encoding ATP-binding protein, with the protein MTPKKENRSIVMKMPVAEAFIPLSAAFVNQAAQGLGLDEDGADALSLATEEIIAYLARMAQSEQDVDIRCSAGSCFIETKISLPVRQLQLHAFNMTATVNAEDDAGLDQMGLLIASRMTDRFHITRSAGQHLVLTLVKELPYPEIKRDTQSPTPGKLSQYTLQAADAAHVKWFLRLVTQCYPDALFPLDFRYPGKVVDMAAGGDYQIVTAKGPAGELGGGIAWRWEGRKTVELFGPYIFQEHGDPQMARDLMDRCIGHVARTSALALINRMPTPDLPEGYLEALEPKQNDISGDVSSPARARFRMMVEETGEVVWAHPVVVGFLQSEYRRLVFPRDIQTAGSDGEADEPFSVLSAEIDRRLAVATLRPIWPGEDKAKNMAAHVELLRREAMATILFEMDLGQPWQAGFTPGLIALGFFPRMILPHAGSADLLIFQLRTDA; encoded by the coding sequence ATGACGCCAAAAAAAGAAAACCGATCGATTGTGATGAAAATGCCGGTCGCCGAGGCGTTCATTCCCCTTTCGGCCGCATTCGTGAACCAGGCGGCCCAGGGTCTGGGGCTCGATGAGGATGGCGCCGATGCGCTCTCCCTGGCCACCGAAGAGATCATCGCCTATCTTGCCCGGATGGCCCAATCCGAGCAGGATGTCGACATCCGCTGTTCGGCCGGAAGCTGTTTCATCGAGACGAAGATATCTCTGCCGGTGCGGCAGTTGCAGCTGCATGCCTTCAACATGACCGCAACGGTGAATGCCGAGGATGACGCCGGCCTCGATCAGATGGGGCTGCTGATCGCCTCGCGCATGACCGACCGGTTCCACATCACCCGGTCGGCCGGCCAACACCTGGTGCTCACCCTGGTCAAAGAGTTGCCGTATCCGGAGATCAAAAGGGACACTCAGTCGCCGACGCCCGGAAAGTTGAGCCAGTACACCTTGCAGGCCGCGGATGCGGCCCATGTCAAATGGTTCCTTCGCCTGGTAACCCAATGCTATCCGGATGCCCTTTTCCCATTGGATTTTCGCTATCCAGGCAAGGTGGTGGATATGGCGGCTGGCGGAGACTACCAGATTGTAACCGCCAAGGGTCCTGCCGGCGAACTGGGCGGCGGGATCGCCTGGCGATGGGAAGGGCGCAAGACCGTCGAACTTTTCGGCCCCTATATTTTTCAGGAACACGGCGACCCGCAAATGGCCCGCGACCTCATGGACAGGTGTATCGGGCATGTGGCGCGGACGTCGGCGCTGGCCCTGATCAACCGCATGCCCACGCCCGATCTTCCCGAAGGGTACCTGGAAGCGCTGGAGCCAAAACAGAACGACATCTCAGGTGATGTCAGCAGTCCGGCCCGCGCCCGGTTCAGAATGATGGTCGAGGAGACGGGGGAAGTGGTGTGGGCCCATCCCGTTGTGGTCGGTTTTCTGCAAAGCGAATATCGGCGCCTCGTGTTCCCACGGGATATCCAGACAGCCGGTTCGGACGGCGAGGCCGATGAACCGTTCTCGGTCCTCAGCGCCGAAATCGACCGGCGCCTCGCCGTCGCCACCTTGCGGCCGATCTGGCCCGGTGAGGACAAGGCGAAGAATATGGCCGCCCATGTGGAACTGCTGCGCCGGGAAGCCATGGCGACGATCTTGTTCGAGATGGATCTGGGGCAACCCTGGCAGGCGGGTTTCACTCCCGGACTGATCGCCCTGGGATTTTTTCCCCGCATGATTCTGCCTCATGCCGGTTCGGCGGACCTGTTGATATTCCAGTTGAGAACCGACGCATGA
- a CDS encoding benzoate-CoA ligase family protein, with the protein MIENAAVALLAPNLERHPDKIAYFCGAQSITYRELDSACRRFAFGLQQRGIHPGERVLIVLPDVPAFPIAFLGSIMAGVVAIAAGTTLSEADVAYILKDSGARLLITHPALSAPRAAASGKVDEILCEPEGGLAASGSEPAADWQPYAPAAEDFAFMLYSSGSTGQPKGIPHRHPDLMAPSRRVGEEILGLRAQDVIFSASKLSFAYGLINSLVYPLFFGASAVLHPGKPDPAEILRIIEQHRPTVFFSVPTIYMQLILSCGADQMKFPMRLCCSAGEALPESIFEEWRRLTGLELIDGIGSTEACCIYICNRPGRARPGSTGQIVPGFSIRIVDDDLNDVPPGVEGHLLIKGDTLAPFYWNRPEKSAATMLPDGYVRTGDVFVEQDGYYYYRGRSDDMIKAGGQWISPVRVEDALHRHPAVAECGVAAISVGGLAKPGAFVLLAPGVRPGAGLTRELRDHMLDLLPEYMCPARFIFVEDLPRTATGKVKRFELRKAI; encoded by the coding sequence ATGATCGAAAACGCGGCCGTCGCATTACTCGCGCCCAACCTGGAGCGACACCCGGACAAGATCGCCTATTTCTGTGGCGCGCAATCGATCACCTACCGCGAGCTGGATTCGGCGTGCCGCCGATTCGCGTTTGGGTTGCAGCAGCGCGGCATCCACCCCGGCGAACGGGTCTTGATCGTCTTGCCGGATGTGCCGGCTTTTCCCATCGCCTTTTTAGGATCCATCATGGCCGGCGTGGTGGCCATCGCTGCCGGAACGACCCTCTCGGAGGCTGATGTGGCCTACATCCTGAAGGACAGTGGCGCCCGTCTGCTGATCACCCATCCGGCGCTGTCCGCGCCGCGAGCCGCCGCCAGCGGCAAGGTGGATGAGATCCTCTGCGAACCCGAGGGCGGCCTGGCCGCATCCGGATCCGAGCCGGCGGCCGATTGGCAGCCTTACGCGCCCGCGGCCGAGGATTTCGCCTTCATGCTCTACAGCTCCGGTTCCACGGGTCAGCCCAAAGGCATTCCCCACCGTCACCCGGACCTGATGGCGCCGTCCCGCCGGGTGGGCGAGGAGATATTGGGCCTCCGCGCCCAGGACGTGATCTTTTCGGCCAGCAAATTGTCTTTCGCGTATGGATTGATCAACAGCCTGGTCTATCCGCTGTTTTTCGGCGCATCGGCCGTTCTTCACCCGGGAAAGCCCGATCCGGCCGAGATTCTGAGGATTATCGAACAGCATCGGCCGACGGTCTTTTTTTCGGTTCCCACCATCTACATGCAATTGATCCTCTCGTGCGGGGCCGATCAGATGAAGTTCCCCATGCGGCTCTGCTGTTCGGCCGGCGAGGCCTTGCCGGAATCCATTTTCGAAGAGTGGCGACGGCTCACCGGCCTGGAGCTGATCGATGGGATCGGTTCCACCGAGGCGTGCTGTATCTATATTTGCAATCGACCCGGACGGGCGCGGCCCGGATCGACCGGGCAGATCGTCCCCGGCTTCAGCATCCGTATCGTGGACGACGATCTCAACGATGTGCCGCCGGGCGTGGAAGGGCATCTGTTGATCAAGGGGGACACCCTGGCCCCCTTTTATTGGAACCGGCCCGAAAAGAGCGCGGCGACCATGTTGCCGGACGGTTATGTGCGCACCGGAGATGTTTTCGTGGAGCAGGACGGGTATTATTACTACCGCGGCCGCAGCGACGACATGATCAAGGCCGGCGGGCAATGGATTTCGCCGGTACGTGTGGAGGATGCGCTGCACAGGCATCCGGCCGTAGCCGAATGCGGCGTCGCCGCGATATCGGTCGGCGGACTGGCCAAGCCGGGCGCTTTCGTATTGCTCGCACCCGGTGTGCGGCCAGGGGCCGGATTGACCCGCGAACTGCGCGATCACATGCTCGATCTGCTCCCGGAGTATATGTGCCCGGCGCGCTTCATTTTTGTCGAAGATCTGCCGCGCACGGCTACGGGAAAGGTGAAACGATTCGAACTCAGAAAAGCAATCTAA
- a CDS encoding phosphopantetheine-binding protein, with translation MVTVEELKRIMCHAGVERSIVDAMDPAKPLLLQGMDSIDYPVFALAVEEKFRVRISDRDALQLKTLDDFKRFIEGNR, from the coding sequence ATGGTTACGGTTGAGGAATTGAAACGGATCATGTGCCATGCCGGCGTCGAGCGATCCATCGTCGACGCGATGGACCCGGCCAAACCCCTCTTGTTGCAGGGCATGGATTCCATCGATTATCCGGTATTCGCATTGGCCGTGGAAGAGAAGTTCCGGGTGCGGATATCGGACCGCGATGCCCTGCAATTAAAGACACTCGACGATTTCAAGCGCTTTATCGAAGGGAACCGGTGA
- a CDS encoding thiolase family protein, which yields MAEREVVFVDAVRTAFGRMGGTLRDIPASKLASIAIKGLLEKTKIMEKAKVDCVIMGIAAHCSVAVNPARWASLDAGLPYETSASYVEMQCGSAIDSINHSAWKILCGHADIVIAGGSEAYSQIPVKFSMSTPPYKLIPPMPLNTTLSPVKEEAIGMGLTAENLQKMYNISREASDQFAYNSQMRAKKAMESGWFDEEIVPVVFPATRKTPEVVFKVDEHCRPDTTLEGLAKLPPAFTKDGTVTAGNASGRNDGGAMVLMMTAEKAKELGYTPMAKWLAGGDYGVDPKIMGIGPAYAIPLALKRAGLKLSQMDIMECNEAFAVQNLAVIKELEKQTGDKVDMDKWNPLGGAIAFGHPNGASGARVCMFAMRELIRRKGRYGFFSSCCGGGLGVATVIENLQR from the coding sequence ATGGCAGAAAGAGAAGTCGTATTTGTGGATGCGGTTCGCACCGCGTTCGGACGTATGGGCGGGACGCTGCGCGACATCCCGGCCTCGAAACTGGCCAGCATCGCCATCAAGGGACTGCTGGAAAAAACCAAGATCATGGAAAAAGCCAAGGTGGATTGCGTGATAATGGGCATCGCCGCCCATTGCTCGGTGGCCGTCAACCCGGCCCGCTGGGCGTCACTGGATGCGGGCCTGCCCTATGAAACCTCGGCCTCCTACGTGGAGATGCAGTGCGGTTCGGCCATCGATTCGATCAACCATTCGGCCTGGAAAATTCTCTGCGGCCACGCCGACATCGTCATCGCCGGCGGCAGCGAGGCCTACAGCCAGATCCCGGTGAAGTTTTCCATGTCGACCCCTCCCTACAAGCTGATTCCGCCCATGCCTTTGAACACCACCCTGTCACCGGTGAAAGAAGAAGCCATCGGCATGGGGCTGACCGCCGAGAACCTGCAGAAGATGTACAATATTTCCCGCGAAGCGTCGGATCAATTCGCCTACAACAGCCAGATGCGCGCCAAGAAAGCCATGGAGTCCGGCTGGTTTGACGAAGAGATCGTGCCGGTCGTCTTCCCCGCCACGCGCAAGACCCCGGAAGTCGTCTTCAAAGTCGACGAACACTGCCGTCCCGACACCACCCTGGAAGGCCTGGCCAAATTGCCCCCGGCTTTCACCAAGGACGGCACCGTGACTGCGGGCAACGCCTCGGGCCGCAACGACGGTGGCGCCATGGTGCTGATGATGACCGCCGAAAAGGCCAAAGAGCTGGGCTACACCCCCATGGCCAAATGGCTGGCCGGCGGCGACTACGGCGTGGATCCCAAGATCATGGGTATCGGACCGGCCTACGCGATTCCCCTGGCCCTGAAACGCGCCGGCTTGAAACTCTCCCAGATGGACATCATGGAGTGCAACGAGGCCTTTGCCGTCCAGAACCTGGCGGTCATCAAGGAACTGGAAAAGCAGACCGGCGACAAGGTCGATATGGACAAATGGAACCCCCTGGGCGGCGCCATCGCCTTCGGCCACCCCAACGGAGCATCGGGCGCCCGCGTCTGCATGTTCGCCATGCGCGAGTTGATCCGCCGCAAGGGTCGTTACGGTTTCTTCAGCTCCTGCTGCGGCGGCGGGCTGGGCGTGGCCACCGTGATCGAGAACCTGCAGCGATAA
- a CDS encoding long-chain-fatty-acid--CoA ligase, with protein MMEEKFWHKNYDFNIPTSIRYPNIPVHELVNLAASIFPNKAAFNLYGTELTFWQVREQVLRMANALTKLGIKKGDRVAVHLPNCPQYAIAYYATMAVGAIVVNLNPMYTAQELIAINKNTGTTAMFTFDMVMANIKALAAEVNISKMIVTRVTDYIEGFGVSTAKDMDLPEGWHHFSELLAGSTDTKPARVPVVSSDPALIQFTGGTTGIPKGAVLTHGNIIAATVQASMWGSFLNDKTPPEKRNVLAMLPFFHVYGDIIVLNWGMFNCATQILVPRFDIEEVMNLLAGIDRIQFFPAVPTMINAILNHPRAEEIGLGKKFGLLNSGGAPCPVKLIERAKDLGVSFSEGWGMSETTSVGVANPNMGLKKEGSIGVPFPDTEVKLVDPNDGVTEVKRGEPGELIIKGPQVMQGYWNNPEETANQLKDGWLYTGDVAVQDEDGYLFIVDRTKDMIIASGYNIYPREIDEVLFRHPKVAEAVAIGIPDEYRGETIKVFVTLKPGETATEEEIIEFCKDKLAPYKRPKMVEFRNDIPKSAVGKVLRKVLRAEEEKKMKK; from the coding sequence ATGATGGAAGAGAAGTTCTGGCACAAAAATTACGACTTTAATATCCCCACATCCATCCGCTATCCCAACATTCCGGTCCATGAGTTGGTCAACCTGGCGGCCAGCATCTTTCCCAACAAGGCGGCGTTCAATCTCTACGGCACCGAGCTGACCTTCTGGCAGGTGCGCGAACAGGTTCTGCGCATGGCCAACGCTTTGACCAAACTCGGCATCAAAAAGGGGGATCGCGTCGCCGTCCATCTGCCCAACTGCCCCCAATACGCCATCGCCTACTATGCCACCATGGCCGTGGGCGCCATCGTGGTCAATCTCAACCCCATGTACACGGCCCAGGAACTCATCGCTATCAACAAGAACACCGGTACGACCGCCATGTTCACCTTCGATATGGTGATGGCCAACATCAAGGCCCTGGCCGCCGAGGTGAATATCTCCAAAATGATCGTCACCCGGGTGACCGACTATATCGAAGGTTTTGGTGTGAGCACCGCCAAGGACATGGATCTGCCCGAAGGCTGGCACCACTTCTCCGAACTTCTGGCCGGCAGCACCGACACCAAGCCCGCGCGAGTGCCCGTCGTCTCCAGCGATCCGGCCCTGATTCAATTCACCGGCGGCACCACCGGTATTCCCAAGGGCGCCGTGCTCACCCATGGCAACATCATCGCCGCCACCGTTCAGGCCAGCATGTGGGGCTCGTTCCTCAACGACAAGACCCCGCCGGAAAAACGCAACGTCCTGGCCATGCTGCCCTTCTTCCATGTCTATGGCGATATCATCGTTTTGAACTGGGGCATGTTCAACTGCGCCACCCAGATCCTGGTTCCGCGTTTCGACATCGAAGAGGTGATGAATCTTCTGGCCGGCATCGACCGCATCCAATTCTTCCCGGCCGTGCCGACCATGATCAATGCGATTCTCAACCATCCCAGAGCCGAAGAGATCGGGCTGGGCAAAAAATTCGGCCTGCTCAACAGCGGCGGCGCCCCCTGCCCGGTCAAATTGATCGAGCGGGCCAAGGACCTGGGCGTGTCGTTCAGCGAAGGATGGGGCATGAGTGAAACCACTTCGGTGGGCGTCGCCAACCCCAACATGGGGCTGAAAAAAGAAGGCAGCATCGGCGTTCCCTTCCCCGATACCGAGGTCAAGCTGGTCGATCCCAACGACGGGGTCACCGAAGTCAAGCGGGGCGAACCGGGCGAACTGATCATCAAGGGACCCCAGGTGATGCAGGGCTACTGGAACAATCCCGAGGAGACCGCCAACCAGCTCAAGGACGGCTGGCTCTACACCGGCGACGTGGCCGTTCAGGACGAAGACGGGTATCTTTTCATCGTGGACCGCACCAAGGACATGATCATCGCCAGCGGGTACAACATCTACCCGCGGGAGATCGACGAAGTCCTCTTCCGGCATCCCAAGGTCGCCGAAGCGGTGGCCATCGGCATACCGGACGAGTATCGCGGCGAAACGATCAAGGTGTTCGTCACCCTGAAACCCGGAGAGACCGCTACCGAAGAAGAGATCATCGAGTTCTGCAAAGACAAGCTGGCGCCCTACAAACGGCCCAAGATGGTCGAGTTCAGGAACGATATTCCCAAGTCCGCGGTCGGCAAGGTGCTGCGCAAGGTGCTGCGGGCCGAAGAAGAGAAAAAGATGAAGAAATAG
- a CDS encoding 4Fe-4S binding protein, whose protein sequence is MTDSIYIKLREQLDQYSVGFPKTASGIELKILQKLFTPEEAAMYLDMTMMLEAPQAVAERTGRAPEAVSALLERMAARGLIFRQRKNGDVRYAAVAFVIGSYEFQLKNMDRELAEMMEAYLEEGLLDFTPGKNILPLRTIPVHKSITVSHPVSPYAQAREIIKTKETIALSDCICRVQQELLDKGCGKPKEVCLSFGSHADYYVDNKLGRYITQQEALEVLDRCEAAGLVNQPANMINPGGMCNCCGDCCGVLRTLNKLPKPAEAVFNDYWAHVNPELCTGCETCLDRCQMAAIDMVDGIAVVNQDRCIGCGLCVTTCPTEAAQLELKPEDKQSKPPASGRKLMTRTAKLRGTSLVPLSMVGE, encoded by the coding sequence ATGACAGATTCTATCTATATCAAGTTACGCGAGCAGTTGGACCAGTATTCGGTAGGCTTTCCCAAAACCGCTTCGGGCATCGAGCTGAAGATCCTACAAAAGCTCTTCACCCCGGAGGAAGCGGCCATGTATCTCGACATGACCATGATGCTCGAGGCCCCCCAAGCCGTGGCCGAACGCACCGGCCGGGCACCGGAAGCGGTGAGCGCACTGCTCGAGCGCATGGCTGCCAGGGGACTGATCTTCCGTCAACGCAAGAATGGTGACGTGCGTTATGCAGCCGTGGCGTTTGTCATCGGTTCGTATGAGTTCCAGCTCAAGAACATGGACCGAGAACTGGCCGAAATGATGGAAGCCTACCTCGAAGAGGGGCTGCTCGACTTTACGCCGGGAAAAAACATTCTGCCCCTGCGCACCATTCCGGTACACAAATCCATCACGGTGAGCCATCCGGTGTCACCTTATGCCCAGGCCCGTGAGATCATCAAAACCAAAGAGACCATCGCCCTGTCCGATTGCATCTGCCGGGTACAGCAAGAGTTGCTGGACAAGGGGTGCGGCAAACCCAAAGAGGTGTGTCTCTCGTTCGGTTCGCATGCCGACTATTATGTGGACAACAAGCTGGGACGCTACATCACCCAGCAAGAGGCCCTCGAGGTGCTCGACCGGTGCGAAGCGGCGGGCCTGGTCAACCAACCGGCCAACATGATCAATCCGGGCGGCATGTGCAACTGCTGCGGCGATTGCTGCGGCGTCCTGCGAACGCTCAACAAACTGCCCAAGCCGGCCGAGGCGGTCTTCAACGACTACTGGGCGCACGTGAACCCGGAACTGTGTACCGGTTGCGAAACGTGTCTGGACCGTTGCCAGATGGCCGCCATCGACATGGTGGATGGGATTGCCGTGGTGAATCAAGACCGCTGCATCGGATGCGGGCTTTGCGTCACGACCTGCCCCACTGAAGCCGCACAATTGGAACTCAAACCCGAAGATAAGCAGTCCAAGCCGCCGGCCAGCGGCAGGAAATTGATGACCCGAACGGCCAAGCTCAGGGGCACCTCTCTGGTTCCCCTATCGATGGTAGGGGAATAG